The following proteins are encoded in a genomic region of Magnolia sinica isolate HGM2019 chromosome 1, MsV1, whole genome shotgun sequence:
- the LOC131244122 gene encoding glycine-rich cell wall structural protein 1-like — translation MGVSTKWVPGLLLLFSIFFHLSAITYGDFEEESRFGGPVGRRFGGGGGSGLGGGGGFGAGGGAVGGVGGGAGGGGGFGGGGRGGFGGGAGHGGGFGAGGGVGGGAGGGVGGGGGFGGGGGGGLGGGSGHGGGFGAGGGVGGGAGGGIGGGGGAGGGGGGGIGGGSGHGGGFGAGGGVGGGAGGGVGGGGGFGGGGGGGAGYGSGHGGGFGAGGGIGGGAGGGVGGGGGFGGGGRGGGGR, via the coding sequence ATGGGTGTTTCTACAAAATGGGTTCCTGGATTGCTCCTCCTTTTCAGCATTTTCTTCCATTTGAGTGCGATTACCTATGGAGATTTCGAAGAAGAGAGTAGGTTTGGCGGGCCTGTTGGCAGGCGGTTTGGCGGTGGCGGGGGCAGTGGTCTCGGGGGAGGAGGTGGGTTTGGCGCCGGGGGTGGTGCGGTTGGTGGTGTGGGTGGTGGAGCTGGTGGGGGTGGTGGCTTTGGTGGCGGTGGGAGGGGTGGTTTTGGTGGTGGTGCAGGTCATGGAGGTGGGTTCGGAGCGGGAGGTGGTGTAGGAGGCGGTGCAGGTGGCGGTGTTGGAGGGGGTGGTGGTTTCGGCGGCGGCGGCGGTGGCGGATTGGGTGGTGGGTCCGGTCATGGTGGAGGGTTTGGAGCAGGTGGTGGTGTAGGTGGCGGTGCTGGCGGTGGAATTGGTGGTGGAGGCGGTGCTGGTGGTGGTGGAGGTGGTGGCATTGGAGGTGGGTCTGGGCATGGTGGTGGGTTCGGAGCAGGTGGTGGTGTAGGAGGTGGTGCGGGTGGCGGTGTTGGAGGGGGTGGTGGTTTCGGTGGTGGCGGCGGAGGAGGAGCTGGTTATGGGTCTGGACATGGCGGAGGATTTGGTGCCGGTGGTGGCATAGGAGGTGGTGCAGGTGGCggtgttggtggtggtggagGCTTCGGAGGGGGTGGACGTGGTGGTGGCGGCCGTTAA